AAAGATATATAAATGGGATGACAAGTAACTCCACAACTCATCTAAAAAATAAGAGCATCAATCAAAAAAATATGTACATAAGTTGCATTGACTTCAAACAAAACATTAGCCTTTTTTCCAGATGATATTTTTCTGTCTTGTATCAATCGCACAGCTTTATAAATATGACATGATTCCTAAGTCTCTGCAAGTAACCAAAAACCTAAAACCTGATTCATTAGCACACAGCCTAAAGAATAAGAAACCTAAGACTGCTCCAAACCCAAGAAGGATGAAacctattcattttttttagcatTGACGACTAAAACAACCATCACTAATTACTAATGCACACCCAAAAAACAACTAGCCACAATTACTTGTTGAAGGCACTGAATGTATTTTACAAACTAATGAACAAATTTGTAGGTTTTACTCGTGTGTGCCTTCTCCAATCATGTCAACACAAAACTAAAATACTAGCAGGAAACAACTCAGTGAATCAAGAAAAACGTAAGCAACAAATAGCATAGAAAAATTAAGCAAATCCCTTAGGCAAATTGACAAGTCTCAACAAAGAGGGTAGAAAACCTGATCCGCTATCCCACTTGCAGTTGACATGCCTGGTCTGCATTGTTCCTGAGTTTTGCCTCTTGAACTTGACTTCTTACGCCTCTTATAAGTTCGCAAACATTCCACTCCACCAGAAACACCTTTATCTCCAACTGCCACCCCATTACTAAAGGGTTCACTTTTCAAGACCCTAACCTCTCCAGCAACACCATTTGCATGAGCAATTGCAACCTCATCATTCATGGCTTTACTATTCAAATGTTTTCCCTCTTCAGCAACACAATTATCATCTTCAATTGTCACCTCACTATCCATGCCTTCATCTTTCAAACTCTGGACTCGTTCATCACATTCAGGCTTATCTGCATAGCTTCCATCCTCAGTccccaaaaaagaaaaagaaaatacaaataaaaacaaaatatcccTGTAGAATAACAAAATTAGGGTTCTACAGTTCTCATCTGCCAACCTTCAGAGATCCAAAATTTTGTAAGGATTCGGATACCCAAATGTCTCCAAACCCTCAAAAAAAGCTATTAGAAGTCAAAACACCCCATCGGttaaaaacgaaaacaaaaactgTAAGTTGGAGGAGGAGGTTACAGCGGTGAAAATCTTGAAGTGCAGTAACTACTCTGTCATATGAGTGTGTTaatccaaagaagaagaaaaaatgtataTGTGTACCTTAATAATTTCGAAACCAAAAACCAAAAGGACGCGTCTCCCCAGTTTCCTTTGCACCCTCGCTGTATTTGTTACTGCTTCAACCCGTGTATTGttttacttcaatttttttctataaccGTTGTTACTGATATTTTCTAAACATTTTCTCATTATTATGGGCGGAAACAGGGGTTCAATTCAAACCcatgttattttgtaattatattgtCTGATATTTTTGttctgtaaattttttaattaattacatatgtAACGTCCtgtaatattttacatatataatatattaaatcccattcttttgaataatttaaatattttattatttttaaatttgacaattattaatcaataaaaagaattttaaaaaacaaaatgatggAGTGAAGATGTAGATTCTGAGGACactggagaaagaagaaaaagataagcataAATGggtgttaaaaaatttaaagaaaagtacTTTTggactaattttataaaactacagTTATTAAGGTAATAAAacgaaatatttataattttgtttgaatattggtttattttataaatatttttatttagtaaaatgttattaatagtattttattattttttttgtttattttataattatacatgTTTAGTGTAgtgtttctaaatttttatttatttatttgctaattacaattattttggTAAGAATGGTGTCtttgatatcattttatttatttgtttatttagttCATTGTATTTGTTAAGTAGTGTGtctttaatcttattttatttatttaataattattaaaatttggtgGGTGTTTCTaaccaattttatttaattatttttctttagttgataaatatttttttgtcttctcatagtttttcttaacttttatattttcatataaaaatagtaattattgtatacaaatttttcttaataattagttataataaatggacttaaatacaatttttttgttttattttggtttacttaattttgatcattttagtaacatgtttaatttattaGCGGAAAATGAATAATATTGGTCATGTGTTAGTTCatgacttctttaattttttttcctcaatttaaataaaaaatgtccaTAAGTCACATTAGTATTATGACAGTATTTATATCAAGTCTCATGTGTCATATCAATATTACTATcgtatttattgttattatttatgataaaattaaagaattgtcATTATCtcaaaatgtcattttttaaaagtatattttgttatatcaATCAAAATTATCTACCAACATTACTTATAATTCTAGTATTTTCTTATCAACCAGTGATGTATCGAGAGCAATCACACTAATAAGTATACTCTTCAATTATAATACCAAATATCACATCCATCGATATttgataagtttttttaaaagtttatgatACTATTAGGATAGAGAGATGGATTATAAAATGATGATTATCCAAAACTCAAAGTTAAagatcaaataaattaataatataaaacatgttaggaattgaatttaattatgttatgttCTTGTGTTATGTAAttgttttattgaattaataagatttatcattgttttattgaattaatAAGATTTATCCATTGTTGCTAGAAGTTTACTTATGCAATCTTATACTTATACATTCAAACTtagtaagatttttttattttttattataaactatttgtataaataattaagactCTTTATTGAGCTAACTAATATAGATGCAATATTTGGAACATTCAAAATGAAgtattaaatacaattttaatatgaaaatatatagacattattttgtttattaggtaatattaatttaatttttacatattatgaaagaatattcaataataaaaatatttatattataagctattataaatattttattattgatagtttttttaagataagattattattatgattatttttaatataatattttacaaaataaaattaaaatatatttttaaatttaatgttataaGTGATTAAGtaatgaaatatcataaaataataaaaattttcaaatgaataaaaattaatttttaaaatatttgtcaacaaaataaaacaagcattaaaataaatttcgtaatattttatttttcttatattataaagagatataatagataatagattatttaattacttaattattttctttttggttaaaaatgttaaatatatttaaatttttgttttatttttcaaacaaactgctaaatattaattgaaattatccCCATAAgtaactaataaaatatgtgATATGATAATAGTTAGAAGTTGCTTTTGTGTTAAGAGTAAGAACTTTGAAATAGTGtctttctttaattgtttttgtgaGAATATATAAGAAAGTGTTATGTAAAAAAaggttattatatttttttatttgtaagaatctataaattaaaattgatagattttttaaaataatttgatcgagtatttaattttaaaataatccaGTAATATGAATAGAAATTATTAAACTTGtctcattacttaaaatatatattatttttttaaaactcttcTTTCGagttctttctccttttctctaaGAAACTTTAATTCCTCAATCATTTGTCTGGCGATCAAGACATGTTCGGGAGATCACAACAGAATAATCTCTTCTATCCGATCAATTATGGTTTAAAACAAGTAAGTTTCGActtctctttccttttgttCTTAGGTTGAGCTCGTGTAGGTTGAATCTCTGTCACATATGTCTTCTGTTATCTTTTCCTAGTTTCTTGTCAACCTGAGGTCGCAAGGACTCAATCCGATcacaatttggtgatttgtaagTGTTGTGCGATCTTAAAGTTGTGTAGTTCTCtttaaggtaagggaagctaatgttttctttaatttgagtTACAAAGTATGCTTTGGTAGTTGATAGTATGTGACTTGAATGTATGTTTTCCTTGATTTTTGAATTAGGTGTTTCGTTGTAGTATGCATGTTTGATTGAATGAAATTAGTTGTATATGAATCTGATTGGAATTGACCCCAATGTTGAATTTCCCGTGGTTGGGAAGCTAGTGATGGTATTTGTTTTcaagttttggaaaaaaatgtttaagtttGATTGTAGGCCAGTTTTGGTTAAAGATGAGAGCGTTGATAGGTGAGTTTGAGAAATAATGGTATAGATGGAGATAGGGCAAGTTACAATTGTAGTGTGATTATTTGAGACCTATTTGTGTGGTGAATTAGTAAAGAATTGGTCAAGAAGTGTGTAGTAGATAATATGTAttgttttgaaatgaattttggTGCATTTTAGAGGTGTTGGAGAGTGAGAGTTTGAATTGAAAGGTTTGAAGGGATTTGGAGTGTTTAGGGTCTATTTATGAGTCGATTGTGACTTGTTTATACTCCTATATGACTTGGTTATGAGCCATAATGGTTTCATTTGAATTGTAGTCTTTAAAAGTGGTATTTGAGTGTTTGAAGTTAGAATCTTGTTGTAAATCatgttaaaaaatttgttgaagTTGGGTTTAGCTTATTTGGTTTGGTTTATAACAGTGTATAATCCAATCTAGAAGTGCTAGAAGTTGATAAAAGTGTTTAGAATAGGTCATGGGGTGGTTAAAGGTGAAAAATTGTACAATTTTGATGTTACAAAATTATGTAGTAAGGCCGGGCGAGCAAAATGGGCTCGTTGGGCGAGTTTAGGGAAGTTTTGGCAGTGGGTTCCAAGGGCTGAACGAGCCCGCTCGCTCATCTTAGAGAACTTGTTGTTTTGGCTTTCGATGGCGAGTATTTGGGGTGTTTGGTAGAGATTTGCAAAGGCTAAGCGAGCAAACTCGCTTAGCTTGGGAGGTTTGTTGTTTTGCCTCTTACTGAGTGAGCAAAAGTTGTTTGTTGGGCAAGTGGATTTGTGTTCTTAGATGTTTttgaatcttttctttttatgtgtatgattttataatttataatggtTTGTTATATGATAAGGTTTGAAACATACATTTGAATGGAATGAGGTGTGTAAGAATTCTAAGGAGAATTCGTTTTGGTGGTTACAAGTGTTGtttgtatgaatgtatgaaatTAAGTATTGGGgtttatcctaacactctaatggtcatcCATTCTCAAATAGAAAAGGGTGAGACACGTGGTGAGAATAACAGAAGGTCCTAGCCTAAGGGTTTTACCTTGACCAAAGACATTTGTTAACGAACTAACCTATGTTGTAGCTTGGGGTGAGTGAGTTGTATTACCACTACAAGTGCATAAACCTCCGTAGTTCGATATTCATACTATATCTGGATGAGTTAAGTCTATggttattatatgtttttagaatGTTTGATTACTTGGTTTGGAATTGGAATTGTAAATTTGTGTTAAggtcttaatatttttattattataaatccTGTTTATACTAGCATACCCTGTGCCTATATTATGTGGCTTATTCGTATATCGACTATGATCATCTAGTGGGTGTGAAAGTGATGATGTATAGCAAGCCTTAAGGAGAGAAGATAATAACGTTTAGATCCTTATTacctttatgttttatttaattatattggagaatatcttatataattttgacttagtatttgtatataaaatttaatttatgattatattaaaaaactataatagaactttattttttcttattaatttattttattattatgagattctttttatagtttaacactatatatttgaaatgttatactagtttatatatatatatatatatatatatatatataatatgaagatAATATGTACTTATACAAATTTCGGTTTTATACAAATGTTAAATAttctaaacttaaaaaaaatagttaattgaaCTGAAGTAAATTATGAAAAGCAAATTATTTGCATCATAGATTAAaggaaactattttttaattgttaaatgcTGAACTACTAACAAAAGTAGTGCATGGTAAAAAAAACTCTAATGTTTACGATAACTATATTccactaaattttaaaaaataataaaatcatgatttaaaaaatgaatataaataattttataataaaaaaataattttaatctccTATTAtagatagttattttaatttagaaaatcaattaaattttaaaaactgttTAAATAGAAAacagttatttaaaaataaaactggtaagttaattattttaatttaaaaaattgttaaatctggaaaacaaaatatttatgtgtttttacACAAATTTTCGACTAGtgatatagaataaaaaatagtttcaatttcttttatcatggataggcattttaatttaattgaaataattaattttttaaaaaataattagatagAAAACAgttaattaaagattaaaatggataaattagttattttaatttaaaaaagattatcaaaaagataaaattggttGAGAAAACGCGTAAAACTTAATCTTTAATCTTCATTATATAATGGAACAGAATGCAGGCAACGACGACGGTTCACAAAAAGAGGTTTCTCTCGAATAGCAGTGTCTATATTGACTGTGTATATCGGCGAGGGTAGTTTGTCGTTAGGAGCGTGATTCAGCACAGCATATCAGCGAAGAATGCTTCCGCGGCGGTGCACGGCGTCAGCGGCGGCGGGGCAGACGGGGAGCAGCGACAGCGACTTGGATGAGTTTATTATGCGGTGCCTCTCCTGCGAGGATCAATACGACATGATGGACTCCGGAACCTGCAGGGAGTGCTACCAAGAGGCCAACGAGGCCGAGGAGGAGCTCCGCCTCGAGATCGATGACCTCAAGTCCAAGGTCTCCTTCCTCACACTCTCCTCTCCCACTCTCAATCCTTCTACCGCCGATATCGTCCTCGTTCCCGTCGACGACTCCGACGCCACTCCCATTCCCGCTCACAAGCATGTTCTGGTCagtcaatttttcattttggtcgCGCTTTTGTGTTTGTGTATTGATAATTCGTAATCAATTTCGACATAATATATGTATTGTTCTCCGATTTAGTCTCCGTAGCGGGTACTGTGTATGGAGAACACTAATCTTCATCCCTCGTCTAGtcttttctaattatttttaattgatcaaATTCTCTGCTCAAATTGTATACTTTTAAGCCAATAATAGATAAACCACCACAAGTCTTGCTCTAAAGAAGGAGTAATCAAAGGAGCAAGAACAAACCATGAAACGGTTAGGATAGGAGAAAAACAATACCTAAATTCTACGTGGTTCGATTAGGGCAATGCGCTCTAGCCAACATCCATGGCAGCCACTATACTCATATCAAACTCATTTCCAGTGAGTCCAAACTTCCTCAATTCTGTTACTAGAGAAAATTAGAAGAATTTCTGGAATCAGACAAAGCCATGCAACATTATCTACATATAGACATAGCAACCAAAAATCTATTTGCTTCTCAACATAATAAATCCTGCTATGAAAGAAAATAAGCTAATAGAACTAACGGTTAGCCAACCTGACAAGAGGTTGTTATAAAATTTGTGGACCGAGCCAAATAACTATGTTATACAATAACTCAGGACTATGTCGTAGGTTTTAGGTTTTAAGCAGTGTGAATTATGGTTGCTTGACAGAAATTTTATGTTGTGCAATAACATGTTAAAACGTGGGACAAAACTTGTTTTGCTAAAGGTGACAATTTGTCTTTGGTCAAAACCTCTGCTTCTTAACAGCTAAAACAGTCAAGCTTTTAAGGTGATGACACTCAAGCAATAATTCCCTTGTCCTGTTTGCCATACTAGATTGTTTTATCTATCTTGTTCAAAATCCGGATAGGACCGAAGTAGTGGTATCAAAATTTTCATGGTTCTCGTCAGTCCTCTCTATCCATCCCATACCAGCATTTGATTGAGGATATGGTTTTTCATTCAAAACCACAGGCCAGTAATGTCAGTGAGTGAAATAGTGGTATAATATGCcataataatgataaatgaaTTGACAAACAGTTTTAACCAAGGGTATTTATGGCTCGTGAAAGGCTGAAACTTCTAAATAAACTGATGCCATTACTTGTTTCAATCATTTATTTGAACTTTTAGTGCTTACACTCTGTTAACTAAACAGGAGGAAATAGTTTCTCAATCCAATCcttgtatttttgtttcttatttttgcTTTTCAAATGTTGGTTAAGAAATCCTTGTCAGTGGCTGGTTAATTGACCCTGAAGCTGTATATAGATTGAATTCAAAAAACTTGTAGTTCGCACTACATTTAATTGGAATCAATTTGGATATGTAAATTGATTAACATTATTTAACACGAAATCTTCTATTCCCTTCCtgttttatttaatcattagaTGAGACACGCACGACATTTTCTTTGGATATTGCTTTCTGGTGCAGTTTGGCATCCTTGATTAGATTTTCTAAATTGACGTTGCTACTGTTTATTCTTGTGTTTTGGCTTTTCTTGATGAAGCTAATgatattttatgataacaatTAGGTTAGTCGCTCTCCTGTTTTCAATGCAATGCTTGAGAATGATATGGAGGAAAGGCGGAGTGGCACCATCAAGATTTCTGACGTATCACATGATACCCTCCGCGCTTTTGTTAACTACTTATACACTGCTGAAGCGCCCCTTGATAACCAAATGGCCTGTAACCTGTTGGTTTTGGGAGAAAAGTATCAAGTGAAGCATCTGAAGACATACTGTGAGAAGTATTTGATCGCCAAAATGAATTGGAATAGGGCTATTGCAAACTATGCCTTTGCATATCAATACAATTGCAAACAATTACGAAGTGCGTCCTTGGCAGTGATCTTGGACAAAATGGATTCGCTCACTCAAAATGAATATTATGCGGAGCTCGTGGACACCAATCCTCGTCTTGTTGTGGAAATATATGAAACATATATTGGCAAGCAATTAAACACCGCAGGCACCTGTTAGGTTATAGGAACAAAGCTAAGGAAGTTAGTGAAATCAGCTTTAAGCTGGGGTGTTACTTCTGTTGGGATTAGATTCTTGATTGGTAATTAGTCTGTGGTAGTATATAAATTGTACATTTTCATACACCGCTACAGTTAAACATGCAATAGTACTGTTCTATTTAACGAGTCTACTCCAAGAAATTATGACTCAATGATTCACGAAAAGAGGTGGCTTTTATACGAACTATTGTAATAATTGTGATAAATGATAAATTGTAGAGGTAACAAAAATAgcattaatcaaataaaaacgagtgaaagtaatataaaaaataaacgtatttaattgaagagaaagaacaataagaaggaaataaaaataattacaaataatactACTGGAAACAAATGCTTAGAAATTAGTGTAACTAATTCTCAATTCACCCACGACCATGATTTTTCTGAGTTCACCAAAACttgtttaaaacttttgatTAGTGAATGTCTCGCTCTGCGAATAAACTACTGAAAACACTCTTCACACTTACCATGATTTTTCGTAAGTGTACATGTGtctttcacacttttttttttggtattacaaaaggaagaagaaaagatagtACTAATAAAACGAAGAAAAAGATCTACTGTATTGTATTGTAGAAGagtagagaagagaaaaaaaaattaatgtagcATATTTCACGTAAGAGACGATGttgagataaaatttattaagtcaGGACTAAGTTGACACTTTTTTAAAGTCGAGAACAAATTGACACAACACAATTGAACAaaactgaaaacaaaaaagGCTATTAAGTTATTCTAAAACTAGGAAAACATAATGAGATTCCTTTGCTAAAATTCAATGAGAAAAAAAACCACAGAATCTCTTTGCGCATGTTAAGATTATAGAGAATGACAACAAATTTGTTTGAGTGgtaataaaaaacagaaaagtagCCATAGCTGCCCATAATATCATTTAGATTAGATAAGACTTTTCTTCGATACacctcattttgattttgatgttaCTTTTGCCCTCTGAAATATGGCTCTAAAATGCACGCTTGCCCTCTGAAGATGCGTATTTCTTTTGCTAACTCCATTACTGTTATAATTGCAAAAAATTCTACACTTTCTCCAGCACAATTTGTATGTTGATGCAGCAAACTCAGAGAGCAAAACACTCGCGTGCACTCCATCACTCGCACTGCAGCATGGACTCTCGAGCTGTTGATGAATCATGGGAGACTCTATGCATCATGACGACCTTGCTAGGGCGCTGCAGCATGGTTGAAACCAAATCCAAGTCCTTCCAAGCAAGCTGAAATCGAATACAAATATGGTGGAACCAAATCTATCATCAAAGAACCGAATACAACATGCGCTGAACCGAATACACCATGAGTGGAATCGAATCTATCATCAAAGAACCGAATACACCACAAGTGGAACCAAATATAATCAACTGGAATCGAATCCACTTGTGTTCACGAAGATGATAGTGTTGCTTTGAGAAGAGTTTCAATCTCCTTTGATGACAAGTTCACTTTTTCCCATTGGCACTTCTCCACAATGTTGATTCCTTCAAGTTCCATTGCCACTTCTCTCATGGTGGGCCTTTCCTCCCCCTTCAACCTTAAACAATGGCTTGCAATATTTACACCATCTATTGGTTGCTCAACATTTGCCTTATCTATTATGCGAACATCGACAATGTGAACTAACTGACCCTCCTTCATTGAAGAATGGAAGTGAATCACTATGTTTCTATGAGCCTCTGGCCTTTCAAAAGAGAGTGCCTTCTCTCCTGTTAGTAGTTCAACTAAGACAACTCCAGAACTATAGACATCACTTTTCTCCGTTAACTGGCTTGACTAGAAGTATTCTGGGTTAAGATACCCCATTGTCCCCATCACCAAAGTGGTTAACTCATTTCGATCAAGAGGAATAATCTTTAGAGCTCCAAAATCAGAAACCTTTGCAATGAGATTTTTATCAAGTAATATGGTTGAAGTTTTCACATCTCTATGTACGATTGGTGCATGGGTAGCAGAATGCAAGTATGCCAAGGCCCAAGCAGTTTCAACTGCTATTTGTAATCTTCTTTTCCATGTAAGTTTTAGAGATTTGCTTTGATCGTGGAGATGCTCGTAGACAGTTTCACATATCTGTTGTAGTAACATGCCATCGTttagttgaaaaaaatgttCTGTAACTTTgttgacttttcttttctttaatgtgTAGTAGATGTATAAGGTTGCCGCCACAAGTGCCAATATACTTCCACTCACACCTGAACATCGACAAGTGCAAACAATTACTTTCTCTACGATGTATGCTCAATTGCTGATGAAGAATAGAATGTTTTGACATAAAAAAGTATACTTACTAAAAGCAATTATTATTTTGCGGTTACTCCTGCTAATAATAACACATCCGCTTCCATTGATCTTCCCATCTCCGTATCCCTTTAGACAAGAACAATTGTAGTTCCGTGCTGGGCTGTTGATGCATTTTGATGTCCCCTTTAAACAGTCGTGGGATTCCTCAGTACATTCATCaacatttaaaagataattaacgagttttaaggaaaaaaatgttCACAATTTGTGTATGGTTTATAAaggtaattttataaaattgattgttatataaAAAGACATTAAAAATGATTAGAAGGAGGAGAATATAAAGACCTTGACAACCATCTGGTAGGTAAGGATTTCCTCAAAAACCAGTGGAGCATTTACAACGATAACCAGCTCCCACCTTTGCATTGTGACATTCACTGTACTTTGACTTACACACATAGGTTGAAGAATTCTTTTGAGCAGCTGGACAACTGTTCCTCACTGCTCAATCCACAACCATAGGAAACTTGTTgcttttgttaaaatttattaaatgtgtCATGGAGAAATTGTAGGCACCGTCCTTCACTAGAAATGTGTAACCACATGGGTAGGACTCAAATGACTTATTGAAGCTACTGTTGAAGATATTTGCAGAACAAATATAGTTGAATGCCGATAGCCTTTGTTGGATTATAATCTCGAAACAAAAAGTACCTGACTCGTGTCTTTTCTCATTGCTACTATACATGGACACGCACGAAGTGGTATGATATAATGTTCCGGATTTTGAAACCCCATCATATAGTATTCCTGTCATCTTAGCACCCAATACAATTATCTTATTTTGCTTGGATGATAGGTGAAAAGGTGTGGGGAACACGGTGAGCGAAACATCCTTCACTGGCTTACTAGCCTTGTAATCGGCGCAGTGAGATGTCCAATACCCATACATTTTCATTAGTAGTAGtagtgaagaatggaatgagtGGTGAAAGGCTTTGGTTGCAAATTATGAGAAATTACGTGTTGAGAGAACAAAGCTTAGTGAGGCCAAATGGAAAGGGAATGTCAACATTGCCACACTTTGTTGGGCAGTTTGGCTTTGTCATAGGTTGGATTTTAGCGGCGGCTGCTGCTGTAGTAAGGAGCACAACAAGTAGCATCTGcatcatattttctttcaactttatCTAATTATTAAGATTGATCCTTCCAATTTATTTTCCTGAGCTGCACTTTTATATACAATGTGTTTTGTTAAATGAGACTAAAATATGCATGTCTGGATCAGACAACATTCACATAACTAGTGTTGACGAAGACTGACTGGTGTTGACCAATGTTGTAGTCATTGAAA
This DNA window, taken from Vigna radiata var. radiata cultivar VC1973A chromosome 5, Vradiata_ver6, whole genome shotgun sequence, encodes the following:
- the LOC106759898 gene encoding BTB/POZ domain-containing protein At4g08455 — protein: MLPRRCTASAAAGQTGSSDSDLDEFIMRCLSCEDQYDMMDSGTCRECYQEANEAEEELRLEIDDLKSKVSFLTLSSPTLNPSTADIVLVPVDDSDATPIPAHKHVLVSRSPVFNAMLENDMEERRSGTIKISDVSHDTLRAFVNYLYTAEAPLDNQMACNLLVLGEKYQVKHLKTYCEKYLIAKMNWNRAIANYAFAYQYNCKQLRSASLAVILDKMDSLTQNEYYAELVDTNPRLVVEIYETYIGKQLNTAGTC